The genomic DNA TCCAGGGCGATGTCGTGATCGGTGTCGCTCTCGGCGGCGCAGCAGTCGCTGAGCACGGTGATCTTGTACTCGTGCATGTGCGCGTCATGGGCGCTGAAGAACACGCACAGGTTCGTCGCGATACCGGCCATCAGCAGCTTCTTCGTCCCCAGGTGTTCCAGCAGCGGCACGAGCGAGGTGGCGAAGAAGGCCGAGTGCTTGGGCTTGAGGATGAAGTAGTCCTCGGGCTTGGGTTTGAGGGCGCGAGCCACGTCACGGCCCCGTGCGCCCTTGCGCGTGCAGTGCTTGTAGAGGTCTCCGAAGTGGCTGCGCCAGTGGTCGAAGTTGTCGTTGACGTAGATGACCGGCACCTGGGCCTCGCGCATCTGGTCGGCGAAGGGGCCCAGGCGCTCCACCATGCGCCGCGCCCACGGCAACACGTGCTCCCCACCGGGGAACTCCAAATCATTGATGACGTCGATGATCAGCAACGCGGTGTCGGAGCGCTTGTCGGGCATGGGGGTCGGATGGCTCAGGGGGTGAAGCGGTAGATGCCGTAGGGGCCTCGCTCGGCGGGAGGCAGGTGGATCTGCGTCGTGGTGACGTAGATCTTCCCCTCGGGACCCTCGGCGAAGCTGTCGGGCCAGCGCAGGCGGGCGTCCTGGA from Melittangium boletus DSM 14713 includes the following:
- a CDS encoding cysteine hydrolase family protein; amino-acid sequence: MPDKRSDTALLIIDVINDLEFPGGEHVLPWARRMVERLGPFADQMREAQVPVIYVNDNFDHWRSHFGDLYKHCTRKGARGRDVARALKPKPEDYFILKPKHSAFFATSLVPLLEHLGTKKLLMAGIATNLCVFFSAHDAHMHEYKITVLSDCCAAESDTDHDIALEQLERFLHVRVCRADEVRIGSSARRQRSARKTPPSHK